In Candidatus Methylomirabilota bacterium, a single genomic region encodes these proteins:
- a CDS encoding response regulator yields MRVLIVEDDRTVGEVLRDLCGELGHEAEAVRSAEDALVRLEEGARPDLILLDYRLPRMSGLDFLRLPLVRHTGIPIVVVSGIATESQAQECLALGAVKFLAKPVPFEQLHDLLEWFEQPERQVDRRRNPRASVALPVRVRERDGREWQTTTVDLSFEAVKVLPGTMTRPGPTVELSFMAPGEDQSFQATSILLRIDSDGYVFYFLNLTEDHFERLSYLVRRLTSYPKSP; encoded by the coding sequence ATGCGGGTACTCATCGTCGAGGACGATCGGACGGTTGGCGAGGTCCTGCGAGACCTGTGCGGCGAGCTCGGCCATGAGGCCGAGGCCGTCAGGTCGGCGGAGGACGCGCTGGTCCGGCTCGAGGAAGGGGCTCGCCCCGATCTGATCCTGCTCGACTACAGGCTACCGCGCATGAGCGGCCTCGACTTCCTGCGGCTCCCGCTGGTCCGCCACACCGGTATCCCGATCGTCGTCGTGTCGGGGATCGCGACCGAGAGCCAGGCGCAGGAGTGCCTCGCACTCGGCGCGGTCAAGTTCCTCGCGAAGCCCGTGCCGTTCGAGCAGCTGCACGACCTCCTCGAGTGGTTCGAGCAGCCCGAGCGGCAGGTCGACCGGCGCCGGAATCCGCGGGCGAGCGTCGCGCTTCCCGTTCGCGTCCGCGAGCGCGATGGCAGGGAATGGCAGACGACGACCGTGGACCTGAGCTTCGAGGCCGTGAAGGTCCTGCCCGGCACCATGACCCGACCGGGTCCCACGGTCGAGCTCTCGTTCATGGCGCCCGGGGAGGACCAGAGCTTCCAGGCCACGTCGATCCTGCTCCGGATCGATTCCGACGGCTACGTGTTCTACTTCCTCAACCTGACCGAGGACCACTTCGAGCGCCTGTCGTATCTCGTCCGCCGGCTGACCTCGTACCCGAAGTCCCCCTGA
- a CDS encoding response regulator, translating into MTATGAKVLIVDDEAEFVEFVGKFLVTSGYDVDRALHGADALMAIALARPDVVLLDVRMSGIHGVDVLKRIRSMDPTIPVIIVTADDDPVLLSETRQIGAYGHLVKPFDVDDLARMVAEAVAGTDRREPPDLPA; encoded by the coding sequence GTGACCGCCACAGGCGCGAAGGTGCTGATCGTCGACGACGAGGCCGAGTTCGTCGAGTTCGTGGGGAAATTCCTCGTCACGTCCGGTTACGACGTGGACCGCGCGCTGCACGGTGCCGACGCGCTCATGGCGATCGCGCTCGCGCGGCCGGACGTCGTGCTGCTGGACGTCCGCATGAGCGGGATCCACGGCGTGGACGTCTTGAAGCGCATCCGCTCGATGGATCCCACGATCCCCGTGATCATCGTGACCGCCGACGATGATCCCGTGCTCCTCAGCGAGACGCGCCAGATCGGCGCGTACGGCCACCTCGTCAAGCCCTTCGATGTGGATGACCTGGCCCGGATGGTCGCCGAGGCGGTGGCGGGGACCGATCGCCGCGAGCCGCCGGACCTCCCCGCCTGA